The following nucleotide sequence is from bacterium.
GTGTAATTGACAACGAGATTACCGCTAACGGTTATTTCCCAGACAAAGAACTTCATTGGCTAAATATTCAGCTCAAAAATAACCCTGATAAAAAAGTAATAATTGTTCAACATTTTCCTGTTGTTGAACCCTATAAAAGTATTACTCACAAAGTTCGCAATGCAGATGAATATCTTAACATTATTGATAAATACAGTAATGTTATTGCAGTATTAAGCGGACATTATCACGCTACAAAAATCACACAGCGAAAAAATGTTCTTCATATTAACACGCCTTCACTTGTTGAGTACCCGAATGCTTTTAGAGAAATAAAAATAACAAAGTTGAATGACAGTACAAAATTCGAAATAAAACTTATTGAAACAAATCTAAAAAACATTCAGGTAATAAGCAAAGGTCTTTCAAAGAATCATACGCTTGAAGAGGGTAAAGATTGCGACAAAAATACTGTAATAATAATAAAAAATCAAGGGTAGGCTTTTGATTAAAACTGGTACAAAAAGATTAATTTTAAAAGCTATTTTTGCATAAATTCAAAATTATTATATAATTTTAAATGTGTAGAAGTATTTTTGGATACTAAAGAATTTAATTTAGTACAACTTATGGTAAGTGAGAAATTTAATTGACCGGTTTCAATAGACAAGACGATTTAATAATTAATAAAGTAACTGAATTGCAAGAAGAATTAATTCAGTTAAATAAACTTTTTGAAATTTCAAATATAACAAATTCTGTTTCCAGTATTAACGCGCTTGCTGAACAACTTTTGAATTTTCTTAAATTGAATTTTGATATAAAAAATGCTGCGTTTTTTATATTGGATGAGAACAAATATAGTATTATTTCTTACGAAAATATAATTTCACCAAATTCTTATGAGTTTGAAAATCTCGGTGAAGGGATTTGGCACATAATCGAAACCGGCAAACCTATAAAAATATTAAATGAAGAAGGAAAAAATATTTATTTTCAGTTCTTTGAGTCATATAATCTCTTTAATCTTGGTTCCTGCGTGTGGTTGCCTTTTGTTAATGAAGGAAAAATTCTTGCCATAATTTCTCTCGGCTCTAAAAAATCAGGAGAACCTTTTACTAACAGCGAAATTATTTTTCTAAACAAAATAATTCAGTATATTGCTCCTATAATAAACAAATTTCAAAACATTAAAGAAAAAGAGTCCAACTTGGTTTACCTCCAAAAAACTCTTCACAACATATCGATTCTTTATAATATCGGTCAGGCACTGAATTTTATAGATGATTTAAAGAAATTAATTCAAATCATCCTCGCAAAAGCAATTCAAACAATCGGTGCAGAAAAAGGTTCTTTAATGCTTTATGATTCAGAAACAGAAGAACTTATCATAAAGGTTGTTTATGGTCTTCCTGATAGAGAAATTGAAGACAAAATAAATGAAGGTCTTATCGAATGCACAAAAATCAAAATAGGAGAAGGGATTGCAGGAGAAGCTTTTGCTCACAAAAAGGCTATAATTACTAATCTTGGCTCCGATGACCCAAGATTCTTTCAATCAGACCTTTCTAACGTCACTTCACTCCTTTGCTTGCCATTAATAGTAAAAGATGAAGCAATAGGAGTTATAAACATCTCTAACAAAAAAGATAAAAACTTATTTAATCAAGATGACCTTGATTTTATGGGTGCTCTGGCAAATCAGGCAGCTATTGCAATAAGTAATGCACAACTTTATAAACTTGCAATTACTGACAGCTTGACCAAGCTATACACCAGAAGACACTTTGAGTATATTCTCGATAATGAACTGAGAAGATCTCAAAGATATAAACATAATATGACTCTTTTAATGATGGATATAGATAATTTTAAAGCTATAAACGATACCTATGGACACCAAATAGGCGATGAAACACTTAAACAAATCGCTGGTGTTATCTTAAGTACCTTAAGAAAAATGGATATGCCAAGCCGCTACGGTGGAGAAGAATTTGCTGTTATTTTACCGGAAACTCATAAAGAAAATTCAAAAAAAATCGCTGAACGTCTTAGAAAAAAAATCTCAAATATTCTTATAAGAACAAAAGACAAGCACGAAGTTTCTCCTACAATCAGCATAGGTCTTGCCTCGTTCCCTTTTGATACGGAAGATCGAAGCGATATTATCGGGTTTGCAGACAAAGCACTTTATTTTGCAAAGGATAGCGGTAAAAATTGTGTTGCGGAATATACCCCTGAAGGCTGTATTCTTCTCTGTAATGAGGATGGATGTTCTATTTAAAACCTGTTTCTAATTTATCAAAAACGGTTTTAACATCTTGGGTTCTTGATTTATCACAAACCAGAACGGCGTCTTCTGTTTCTATTATAACTAAGTTTTTTACCCCTATTGCAGAAACAAGCCTGGAGGTACTATAAATATAAGAATCCTCTGTGTTTACGGCTATTACATTCCCTTTTATGAAGTTTTTGTTGGTATCTTTTTCCATAACATCATAAATCGCTTCCCACGATCCAAGATCATTCCAACCGCAGTCAACCGAGATAAGCGCAATTTTATCGGATTTTTCCATAACTGCATAATCTATTGATATTGATGGAATTGCCTGATAACTTTCTTTTTCAATAAAATCACCTGTCAAATCAAGTTTATTCAGCCCTGCAAGCACGTCAGGAGCATTAATTTCCATTTCTTTAAGCATTGTTGAAGCTTTGAACATAAATATTCCGCTGTTCCAAAAATAATTTCCCGCTTCAATATATTTTTCTGCCGTTTCAAAATCAGGTTTTTCCTTGAATTCATCGACTTTATAACCTGATAAATTTTCATTGTCGGCAAGTTCAAAAGACTGGCAAGATAATTTTAAGTCATTATTTGTTTTTATGTAGCCGTAACCTGTTTCCGGTCTGGTCGGTTTTATTCCGAAAGTTACGATATAACCGTTTTTGGCAAGTTCAATTCCTGATCTTACAGCATTTAAAAAGGCTTCGTTATTTTGAATAAAATGATCTGAAGGAGTTACAAATATTATAGGATCAGAATTTTCTGTTTCGCTGTTCCTGATAAACAAAGTCGCCAAACCTATTGCAGGCGCGGTATTTCTTCCTACCGGTTCTCCCAATATTTTACATTCATTATTATCAATCTCTTCGAGTTGGTTTTTTATTTCACTCAGGTGAAGATTATTTGTTACAGTAATTATATTTTTTGCAGGAATTACATCAATAAGCCTCAAAAAAGTTGATTGAAAAAGCGAATTTTCTCCGATTAATTTCAGTAACTGTTTTGGATAAACTTCTCTACTGAGAGGCCAGAGTCTGCTTCCGCTGCCTCCTGCCAGTATCACGCCAAAAATATTTTTATTTTCATTCATTTTTTTAAAAATCCTTTATTATTGAGTATATTCTAACTTAATGAATTTTTTTATCAACTATTCTTATATTCATAACAGAAAGAAAATAAATTTAAGATTATATATTTTAATTTAATAAATTTTGAATTTTTTTTAGTGCTAAAATTAGTGCTGAAGAGGCAATTATTTCAAAGAAAAATTACTCTATTAAAGGAATTGTTCAACCTCAATTGGCTATTTCAATTTCTATACAAAAAAAACAACTCAAATAATAGTTATGTAGCTTTTATAAAGCTCTATAAAACATGTTAAATTTCAGAAAGGACAAAACTAAATGTTTTCCTCTTATTTGCCATTTTCAGCCCTAAGAGATAAATTTAATGAAGGCTACTCATTAAAAGACTTTAGATCAGATGTTATAGCCGGAATAATAGTTGCTTTAATTGCTATGCCATTGGGTATGTCCTTATCTATTGCTGTAGGACTGTCTCCCCAGTACGGATTGTACACTGTAATAATTGCAGGATTTGTAATTGCACTTTTAGGCGGTTCAAGATTTCAGGTAAGCGGGCCTACTGCTGCTTTTATTGCAGTATTGTTACCGATAGTTCAAACCAAAGGATATGTTGGTCTGGCATTGTGCGGTTTTATTGCGGGAATAATACTGCTTATAATGGGTTTTTCCCATTTTGGCAAGGTTATTCAATATATTCCCTACCCTGTAACTATTGGCTTTACTTCAGGTATCGGGTTTATTATTTTTACTATCCAAATAAAAGATTTTTTAGGATTAAAAATTAATTCAATTCCTATTCATTTTACAGAAAGAGTCGCTTCTTATATAGCTCATATTCATAGTTTTTCTTTAGCAGAAAGCCTTATCGGTTTATTTACTTTAACAGGTTTAATTCTATGGAGAAAAAGTCGGATAAAATTCCCTGCACCTGTTGTTATATTACCGATTATGACGCTTATAGTGTATTTATTAAATCACTTTGTTCCTGATTTACATGTGGCGACTATATTAAATACTTTTTCTACCAAAATAAAAGGAAATGTAATACATGGAATTCCGCAAGTTTTACCTGAATTTAATATAGGCAAAATTTTTATACAGAGTCATATCACACAATATTTTACCAATATTGAAATGTTTAAAGACCTGATTATGCCGGCATTTACTATCGCAATACTTGCCGTTACGGAGACACTTTTGTCTGCTGTTGTGGCAGATGGAATGACAAATACCAGACATGATCCAAACGCAGAAATAACAGCACTTGGCTTTGGTAATATTTGTTGCGCTTTATTCGGAGGGATTCCCGCTACAGGCGCAATTGCAAGAACTGCCGTAAATATTAAATTTGGTGCTAAGTCGCCTATAGCCTGTATAATTCATTCCCTGTTTACGCTTGTTTCTGTTTTGTGTTTTGCTCCAATTATTTCAAATATCCCTATGGCCTCTCTTGCCGCATTATTAATGTTGGTTGCTTATGATATGGCTGAAATCAGAAGAGTTTTACGAATTATAAAAGTAGGGACTAAAAGCGATATAATCGTTCTGTTCAGCTGCTTCAGCATTACAGTACTGTTTGATATGGTAATTGGCGTTACTATCGGGCTTATTTTAGCCTGCTTAATGTTTATAAGAAGAATGTCAGAAGTCTCCAGCGGAAAAATGATTGAAATAAATAATATTCATTCCTCATCATTAGATATTCCTAAAGATGTATTTATTTATAAAATTAATGGTCCTTTATTTTTCGGTTCGGCAGATAAAGTTATAAATATAGTGGATAGTTTCATAAAAGACGTAAATTATGTGATTTTTATAATGGATACAGTGCCAAGCATGGACATTTCGGGTTTTATTTCATTAAAAAATACGATCAAGGACTTGCAGGATAATAAAAAACATGTTGCCTTTGTCGGATTGCAAAAACAGCCTTTAAGATTTTTCAAAAAATCAAACTTAATTACTGAAAATTCAGTTGTAAAAAATTATAAAACGCTGGAGGAAGCAATAAATTCAGGCAGAGCTGAAATTAATAACAGCCTGAAACCACAAGAAATTCTGATTGGTCAATAATTTTGCCTGTTTAAAATTATTATTTGCAGTATTCACGGCTATCTATCAATTAAGATTAAAGATTTTCTTCTTGCGGAAAAGATTTTTTGATTTTCTTTGTAATCAAATGTAAAATAGTTTTATAATTATAAAATTACTGTCTATAGCATATAAAAATAAAAGAATACGGCTCAGATAAACAGACGATTAATAACGAGATTTATTTATGTCAGATAAAAAACATTTTTTAACTATTCACGGGCATTTTTACCAACCGCCGAGAGAAAATCCCTGGCTGGAATCAATAGAACTTCAGGACAGTGCGCTTCCTTTTCACGATTGGAATGCCAGAATCGCACAGGAATGCTACACTCCAAATTCGGTTTCCAGAATAGTCAACTCTAAAAATCAGGTTATTGACATAGTCAACAACTATGAGCTGATAAATTTTAATTTTGGTGCGACTCTTTTGTCATGGCTCGAAGTCAATGCACCAAAAACCTATGAAAGAATAATAAAAGCCGATCAAAACAGCGCAAAAAAACATTCGGGACACGGAAATGCCATTGCGCAAGTTTATAACCATATGATTATGCCGCTTTCTAACGAAAGAGATAAATATACGCAGATGATATGGGGGATTAAAGATTTTCAGCATAGATTCGGTCGCTTCCCTGAAGGAATTTGGCTCGCGGAAACTGCTATTGATTACGATACATTAAAAGTACTGGCAGATTGCGACATAAAATATACAGTTCTCTCTCCTTTTCAATCGCAAAGGGTAAAACCAATAAAAGGCGACGGAAACTCATGGACAGACGTAAGCTGGGGAAATGTAGACCCCGGTCAAGCATACAGGTGTTTTTTGAAGGACGGAACTGACAGGCATGTTGATTTGTTTTTCTATGATGGTTCTGTTTCCAAGTCTGTAGCTTTTGATAATCTCTTAACAAACGGAGATGCTTTTATAGGACGAATGAAAGACGGAGTTTCTTATGCAAGAAACTATGACCAGCTTGTAAATATAGCAACAGACGGCGAAAGCTACGGTCATCATACAATGCTGGGGAATATGGCTTTGTCCTACGCTCTTAAGAAAAAAATTGAACAGTCAGGCTTAATTTTAACCAACTACAGCGAGTTTCTTGAGAAATATCCCCCTGTAATGGAAGTCGAAATAAAACCTGTTTCCTCATGGAGTTGCAGCCATGGCGTCGGTAGATGGATGGAAGACTGCGGTTGCTCTACAGGTGCAGATTCCGGCTGGAATCAAAAATGGAGAAAACCTCTAAGAAAAGCTCTTGATTGGTTAAGAGATGAATTAATGGTAATTTATGAAAAAAATGCCGCCAAATATTTAAAAGACCCGTGGAAAGCAAGAAATCGCTATATAGACGTAATCCTTGACAGAAATAAATCAACAATCGAACTTTTCTGCGCGCATGAAGCCTCTAAAAAGCTTAACCAAAGCGAAATGGTGAGCGTAATGAAACTTTTAGAAATGCAAAGATATGCAATGCTTATGTACACAAGCTGCGGATGGTTTTTTGCCGATATTTCAGGAATTGAAACCGTACAAATTCTTAAATATGCCGCAAGGGCAATGCAAATTGCAGAAGAATTTCAGGAAATCGACCTTGAAACAAAATTTCTTCAGATTCTTTCAGAAGCTTGCAGCAATATTAAAAAATTCGGTTCAGGAAAAGATATTTACATGAAGTTTGTAAAACCTTCGATAGTTAGCGTTAAACAGGTAGTAAGCCACTGGGCAATAAGCTCTCTGTTTGAAGAATACGAGAAAGAAGCCGAAGTTTACTGTTATAACATAAAAACTCTTGATTATAAGAAAGCAAAAAAAGGAGATACAAGGCTTATAATAGGCAGAATTGAAATAAATTCGAATGTTACGTTTGAACAGCACGACATGATTTTTGCCCTGCTGCATTTTGGCGGAGAAGATTTTCATTGTGTAATCAGAGGTTTTGCAGGAAAACTTGAATACAACAAGATTAAAGACAACCTGATTGAAAAATACAATACTCTGCCTCTTACTGAAGTTATTAGGGGGCTTGATGAGTACTTTGGCAAAGAATATTTTACTCTTAAAAACCTGTTTATAGAAGAACGTCGAAAAATTATTAATATTCTTATTGAAGATAAACTTGAAGAGTTTGCAAGCACCTATAAAAATCTCTACGATGAAGCCAGAGGTCCTATTATGCAGCTCAGCGAGCTCGACCTTCAGATTCCTGAAGAATTTAAAATTGCAGCTGAATATGCTTTAAGCAATTCCTTTAACTCGCTTATTCTGGATGCTGATGATATTGAAAGTATTGACCTGCTTCAATCTTTGGTAGATATAAGCAAAGATGCAAGCAGGATAGGCATACAGCTTGATACAAAACCGACTAAAGAAATATACAGCGAATATGTCACAAATAAAGTTGAGATGCTTGCTGAAAGTAATAAAATTAAAGAATTCGAATCGCTTATAAAAGTATTAAATATGATTGATAAACTTGATTTGAAACTCAATTTTTCAGAAGCTCAAAATTTTTATTTCAGCAATATTTATGCCAAAATCCCTCAGCTTATAGAAGATTTAAAGAATTCCAAAGATCTTGCAGAGGATAAAAGGTTTATTGCCACTATATTAACGCTTGGAGAAAAGTTGAATTTCACGGTAGAAGAGTATACAGGCAGTTTAAATAAAGCAACAGCCCATATATAATTATGAGCTGTTAATCGGTTTCTAAATCTTTTTTATACTTATTTATTATAAATTCAGCTATTGCTCTCTGTAACATAGGCTCAGCCACCCTAAAATACTCCATCGCTATACTTAATCCACTGTCTTCATCATACCACCTACGGAATAATACAACAGGCACTTCTTTAACTTCAATGTTTAATGATTTTGCTTTATTGATAATAGCTTGTGCAACTTTTTTTCTCATAAACGGACTCGATTTTTCCAAATAGTCCATGGCAAGACATATTACGGGATCCTGATCGTACCATCTCTTTAAAAAATCCATTTTCTTCCAACCTTTATTATCTCTAACATTTATTATACATATATTCCCTTTTTGGTAAAACAAGTAACAAAAATTTTCGAGTTTATTGAAACTTTAATATTTAATTAATAATTCCTATAGATCCGAGCTGATGAATTCTCAGAAAATTTGTTTTTCCTGCGGTTATACAGGGAAGACCTCCTGTAATAATTACTTTATCTCCTGAATCGAGAAAGGTTTCTTCTATCAATATTGAATCAATTTCTTTAAGCATTTCTTCGGTAAAATTTGGCTGAAGATTCATCTTATAGGGATAAACACCCCAGAAAAGATTTAATCTCCTACAAATTTGTTCATCATCAGAAATTGAAATTATAGGAACCGTTGGTTTTGACTTTGACAAAAGCTTTGCGGTATAGCCCGTTCTTGTAAGTGCAACGATTGCACTAATTTCAACCTCAGGAATCATTTTAATAACAGCAGAAACAATTGCTTGAGAATCAAGTTCATACACATCATCGCTGATTTTAGGAACTTTGTTAAAATGCCCCAAATTACTTGCTTCGACATTTTGAGAAATTTTCACCATCATTTCGACGGCTTCTGTCGCATACTGCCCTACAGCAGTTTCTCCTGAAAGCATAACAGCATCAGTCCCGTCTATAATCGCATTTGCAACGTCACTTGCTTCTGCTCTTGTAGGAAGAGGTTGTTCAATCATTGATTCAAGCATTTGAGTTGCAGTTATTACAGGTTTTCTATGGAGATTGGCTTCATGTATGATTGATTTTTGGACTAGTGGAACAAGTTCAGGAGAAATTTCAATCCCAAGGTCGCCTCTGGCTACCATTACACCATCCGAAACATAAATAATAGAAGCTAAATTCTCTACTGCCTGCGGTTTTTCAATTTTGGCAATGATAGGTATATTCCCGTTAAATTGCTTTACATAAGCCTTAGCAGCGATTATATCTTCTTTATCACGTACAAAGGAAAGGGCAAGATAATCAACATCGTTTTCAACAGCAAATTTTATATATTCTACGTCTCTGTCTGTGATCGCAGAAACACTTTTAGATGCGGAATTAGGTATATTTAATCCTTTTCTGGATTTTAACAATCCGCCTCTAAGAACTCTTGTTTTTATGCTGTCAGAATATATTTCCTTTACAACCAGTTCTAATTTTCCGTCATCTAAAAGAAGGTGGTCTTCTTTTTTAACGTCTTGTATTATCCCTGCATAATCCACAGGAATAACATCTGGTTCATTACTTTCCACGCCGGGTTTTAAAATAATTTCTTCGTCATTTTTCAGATCTACAGGTTCTGACAGTGTTCCAATCCTTATTTTTGGTCCTTGAAGGTCAAGAATAATTGCAATGTATTCTTTCAACTCTTTTGAAATTCGTCTGATTTTTTCTATTCTTGCTCTGTGAATTTCCGGTGTTCCGTGAGAGGAATTTATCCTGAAAATCCTTGCTCCTGATTTTATAAGATCGGCTATTTTTTCATCACTTTCGGAGCTGGGACCAATTGTTGCCACTATTTTAGTTTTTATAAAAATTGTCATTAAGTTTAGTTTCCTTTTTTCTAATTTTTTTCCTTATAACAAATCAAGGAATTTATGTACTTGCGGAATTACCCTCACATCATTTAATTTTTTCAGAAATTTTTCCTGAATTTCCAGAATATTTCGTGAAGAAAGCAAAAGTTCTGTATTTTCAGAGCTTACAGGCTGCAAAATAAGCGGAATTTGTTTCTCAAAACTTTTCATAAAGTTTGATATTTCATTAATTTCTTCATTTGAAATTCTGCCCGTAATTACTGCCTTTGCAAAAATCTCTTTATTGTATTTTTTGGCTGTTTCTATGAACTTTTTATGTTTTTCAAAAGGAAACTCATCGCCTGTCGAGGATTTCAATTTTAAATCCATTGAAATTATGTCTATATTTTCCATGATTAGTACTAATTCGTCAATAAGAGTCCCGTTTGTTTCCAGATAAATTTTTATTTTGGGAAATAAATTTTTAAATTCCGTCAGAAATTCTTTTAAGAAAGCACAATGTAAAAGCGGCTCCCCGCCTGTAAGACTTATGCTATGATGTGAAATTTCGTTTAAATCAGAAATTTCTCGAATAAGCTGCACAGCAGAAACAGGATTTTTAAGTTTTTTAAACTGCTCATTCTCAGAAGGAGAGCAAATTACTTCTAAATTGCAGAATTCTTGTTTGTCAAAAGGGGTATCGCAATAATCACATTTGAGATTGCATCCCGCAAACCTTATAAAAATTTGCCGACAACCAATATAAGGCCCCTCGCCTTGAATTGATGAAAATATTTCAATTATATTTGCATTTTTAGCCATTTTTTTAAAAAAATTCTTCCTTAATTAAAAACTATACCATCTCTGGGATTAA
It contains:
- a CDS encoding diguanylate cyclase, translating into MTGFNRQDDLIINKVTELQEELIQLNKLFEISNITNSVSSINALAEQLLNFLKLNFDIKNAAFFILDENKYSIISYENIISPNSYEFENLGEGIWHIIETGKPIKILNEEGKNIYFQFFESYNLFNLGSCVWLPFVNEGKILAIISLGSKKSGEPFTNSEIIFLNKIIQYIAPIINKFQNIKEKESNLVYLQKTLHNISILYNIGQALNFIDDLKKLIQIILAKAIQTIGAEKGSLMLYDSETEELIIKVVYGLPDREIEDKINEGLIECTKIKIGEGIAGEAFAHKKAIITNLGSDDPRFFQSDLSNVTSLLCLPLIVKDEAIGVINISNKKDKNLFNQDDLDFMGALANQAAIAISNAQLYKLAITDSLTKLYTRRHFEYILDNELRRSQRYKHNMTLLMMDIDNFKAINDTYGHQIGDETLKQIAGVILSTLRKMDMPSRYGGEEFAVILPETHKENSKKIAERLRKKISNILIRTKDKHEVSPTISIGLASFPFDTEDRSDIIGFADKALYFAKDSGKNCVAEYTPEGCILLCNEDGCSI
- a CDS encoding DUF3536 domain-containing protein gives rise to the protein MSDKKHFLTIHGHFYQPPRENPWLESIELQDSALPFHDWNARIAQECYTPNSVSRIVNSKNQVIDIVNNYELINFNFGATLLSWLEVNAPKTYERIIKADQNSAKKHSGHGNAIAQVYNHMIMPLSNERDKYTQMIWGIKDFQHRFGRFPEGIWLAETAIDYDTLKVLADCDIKYTVLSPFQSQRVKPIKGDGNSWTDVSWGNVDPGQAYRCFLKDGTDRHVDLFFYDGSVSKSVAFDNLLTNGDAFIGRMKDGVSYARNYDQLVNIATDGESYGHHTMLGNMALSYALKKKIEQSGLILTNYSEFLEKYPPVMEVEIKPVSSWSCSHGVGRWMEDCGCSTGADSGWNQKWRKPLRKALDWLRDELMVIYEKNAAKYLKDPWKARNRYIDVILDRNKSTIELFCAHEASKKLNQSEMVSVMKLLEMQRYAMLMYTSCGWFFADISGIETVQILKYAARAMQIAEEFQEIDLETKFLQILSEACSNIKKFGSGKDIYMKFVKPSIVSVKQVVSHWAISSLFEEYEKEAEVYCYNIKTLDYKKAKKGDTRLIIGRIEINSNVTFEQHDMIFALLHFGGEDFHCVIRGFAGKLEYNKIKDNLIEKYNTLPLTEVIRGLDEYFGKEYFTLKNLFIEERRKIINILIEDKLEEFASTYKNLYDEARGPIMQLSELDLQIPEEFKIAAEYALSNSFNSLILDADDIESIDLLQSLVDISKDASRIGIQLDTKPTKEIYSEYVTNKVEMLAESNKIKEFESLIKVLNMIDKLDLKLNFSEAQNFYFSNIYAKIPQLIEDLKNSKDLAEDKRFIATILTLGEKLNFTVEEYTGSLNKATAHI
- the pyk gene encoding pyruvate kinase, with the translated sequence MTIFIKTKIVATIGPSSESDEKIADLIKSGARIFRINSSHGTPEIHRARIEKIRRISKELKEYIAIILDLQGPKIRIGTLSEPVDLKNDEEIILKPGVESNEPDVIPVDYAGIIQDVKKEDHLLLDDGKLELVVKEIYSDSIKTRVLRGGLLKSRKGLNIPNSASKSVSAITDRDVEYIKFAVENDVDYLALSFVRDKEDIIAAKAYVKQFNGNIPIIAKIEKPQAVENLASIIYVSDGVMVARGDLGIEISPELVPLVQKSIIHEANLHRKPVITATQMLESMIEQPLPTRAEASDVANAIIDGTDAVMLSGETAVGQYATEAVEMMVKISQNVEASNLGHFNKVPKISDDVYELDSQAIVSAVIKMIPEVEISAIVALTRTGYTAKLLSKSKPTVPIISISDDEQICRRLNLFWGVYPYKMNLQPNFTEEMLKEIDSILIEETFLDSGDKVIITGGLPCITAGKTNFLRIHQLGSIGIIN
- a CDS encoding SulP family inorganic anion transporter is translated as MFSSYLPFSALRDKFNEGYSLKDFRSDVIAGIIVALIAMPLGMSLSIAVGLSPQYGLYTVIIAGFVIALLGGSRFQVSGPTAAFIAVLLPIVQTKGYVGLALCGFIAGIILLIMGFSHFGKVIQYIPYPVTIGFTSGIGFIIFTIQIKDFLGLKINSIPIHFTERVASYIAHIHSFSLAESLIGLFTLTGLILWRKSRIKFPAPVVILPIMTLIVYLLNHFVPDLHVATILNTFSTKIKGNVIHGIPQVLPEFNIGKIFIQSHITQYFTNIEMFKDLIMPAFTIAILAVTETLLSAVVADGMTNTRHDPNAEITALGFGNICCALFGGIPATGAIARTAVNIKFGAKSPIACIIHSLFTLVSVLCFAPIISNIPMASLAALLMLVAYDMAEIRRVLRIIKVGTKSDIIVLFSCFSITVLFDMVIGVTIGLILACLMFIRRMSEVSSGKMIEINNIHSSSLDIPKDVFIYKINGPLFFGSADKVINIVDSFIKDVNYVIFIMDTVPSMDISGFISLKNTIKDLQDNKKHVAFVGLQKQPLRFFKKSNLITENSVVKNYKTLEEAINSGRAEINNSLKPQEILIGQ
- a CDS encoding 7-carboxy-7-deazaguanine synthase QueE; translation: MAKNANIIEIFSSIQGEGPYIGCRQIFIRFAGCNLKCDYCDTPFDKQEFCNLEVICSPSENEQFKKLKNPVSAVQLIREISDLNEISHHSISLTGGEPLLHCAFLKEFLTEFKNLFPKIKIYLETNGTLIDELVLIMENIDIISMDLKLKSSTGDEFPFEKHKKFIETAKKYNKEIFAKAVITGRISNEEINEISNFMKSFEKQIPLILQPVSSENTELLLSSRNILEIQEKFLKKLNDVRVIPQVHKFLDLL
- a CDS encoding mannose-1-phosphate guanylyltransferase/mannose-6-phosphate isomerase produces the protein MNENKNIFGVILAGGSGSRLWPLSREVYPKQLLKLIGENSLFQSTFLRLIDVIPAKNIITVTNNLHLSEIKNQLEEIDNNECKILGEPVGRNTAPAIGLATLFIRNSETENSDPIIFVTPSDHFIQNNEAFLNAVRSGIELAKNGYIVTFGIKPTRPETGYGYIKTNNDLKLSCQSFELADNENLSGYKVDEFKEKPDFETAEKYIEAGNYFWNSGIFMFKASTMLKEMEINAPDVLAGLNKLDLTGDFIEKESYQAIPSISIDYAVMEKSDKIALISVDCGWNDLGSWEAIYDVMEKDTNKNFIKGNVIAVNTEDSYIYSTSRLVSAIGVKNLVIIETEDAVLVCDKSRTQDVKTVFDKLETGFK